A part of Pristiophorus japonicus isolate sPriJap1 chromosome 15, sPriJap1.hap1, whole genome shotgun sequence genomic DNA contains:
- the LOC139281334 gene encoding uncharacterized protein, whose translation MLKQPPSLGHPCGGAPSQPETVSFSSIPERPFSFSPPPSFPLKIANSQRRKSTSILEAHTRHFQPMLRTVGQNVLSAGDFSNWNAESSTIKGLVTHRSASEPVQIEGQVQPEQVHAFVESKSRLGQFEEIPLVCHPTMYPCSVQLQQTFQDPYEAVTYNNFPAFALSLHQIPTEVNLQQQIYSQPLSCEESLSGQTFLPCPIQNLMGHMPQMVQMTSHTVPARVLHLPSHFQLPQDMTPKHGQHWKIGESQAVFPLTTKVFLPMQEDKDAQSEPAPTGIFTRNSVGTVNTMLTVQHLTVPHSAPAILPQLNEDRTGSIFEFQVPPVQVESNGIQIPVPPSTQRIYKSRRGSVDLSLEDSQGIGMYSRLQPVTEEQIVYFSSDTVVLPGDFLRSRQPMSEELSQNLSPQRSSDSGQSTSSETREFQSPPPPPPLGSTAPYTNLSLCYEQQQVLSEHGTHYETLQGVPVSLAGQPPVLFQTNTEPFMAASGTAGLYLQVMEGSWSHLVSSQQNLLLDHSSADGQSLPLVLEFQVFMPFAEVYLVFYKADLITEKMHSSLQIRNSLYCSMTCINQSFCSG comes from the coding sequence ATGTTAAAGCAGCCCCCATCTCTAGGGCATCCTTGTGGGGGAGCTCCATCACAACCAGAGACTGTTTCATTTTCATCTATTCCTGAAAGACCATTTTCTTTCTCTCCACCACCAAGTTTTCCTCTGAAAATTGCTAATTCTCAACGCCGCAAAAGTACTTCCATCTTGGAAGCCCACACTCGCCATTTTCAGCCGATGCTGAGGACCGTAGGCCAGAATGTTCTTTCTGCTGGTGATTTTTCAAATTGGAATGCTGAAAGCTCAACCATTAAAGGCTTGGTTACTCATAGATCTGCCAGTGAACCAGTTCAAATTGAAGGTCAAGTGCAACCAGAACAAGTTCATGCTTTTGTTGAAAGCAAATCAAGATTGGGCCAGTTTGAAGAAATTCCACTTGTGTGTCATCCAACAATGTATCCATGTAGTGTGCAGTTACAGCAAACTTTTCAAGACCCTTATGAGGCTGTAACGTACAATAACTTTCCAGCCTTTGCACTTTCTTTGCATCAAATTCCAACAGAAGTAAACCTGCAGCAGCAGATTTATTCCCAGCCCTTGAGTTGTGAGGAATCCCTGAGTGGTCAGACTTTTCTGCCCTGCCCAATACAAAACCTGATGGGTCATATGCCTCAAATGGTGCAGATGACTTCTCATACAGTACCAGCTCGAGTTTTACACCTTCCTTCTcatttccaactgccacaggacatgaCACCAAAACATGGGCAACATTGGAAGATTGGAGAGTCACAGGCAGTATTTCCACTGACAACGAAAGTATTTTTACCCATGCAGGAAGATAAAGATGCTCAAAGTGAACCTGCACCGACAGGCATTTTCACAAGAAATAGTGTTGGGACTGTGAATACAATGCTAACTGTTCAGCATTTAACCGTCCCTCATTCTGCACCAGCTATTCTTCCACAGCTAAATGAAGACAGAACTGGGTCGATCTTTGAATTTCAAGTTCCTCCAGTGCAGGTGGAAAGTAATGGCATCCAAATTCCTGTTCCACCATCTACTCAGAGAATTTACAAAAGTCGGCGGGGTTCAGTCGATCTAAGCTTAGAGGACAGTCAAGGGATTGGAATGTACAGCAGGCTTCAGCCAGTGACTGAAGAACAAATAGTTTATTTCAGTTCTGATACTGTGGTACTGCCAGGTGACTTCCTGCGAAGCAGACAGCCAATGTCAGAGGAACTTTCTCAGAATCTCAGTCCACAACGTTCAAGTGACTCTGGTCAGTCAACTTCCTCGGAGACCAGAGAGTTtcagtctcctcctcctcctcctcctttgggTTCCACAGCACCATACACCAATTTATCATTGTGTTATGAACAGCAACAGGTTTTATCGGAGCATGGCACACATTATGAAACATTGCAAGGTGTACCAGTTTCACTGGCTGGGCAGCCACCTGTGTTATTTCAGACCAACACTGAGCCCTTTATGGCAGCTTCAGGGACAGCTGGCTTGTATCTTCAAGTCATGGAAGGATCCTGGTCCCATCTTGTTTCATCCCAGCAGAACTTGCTACTGGATCACAGTTCTGCAGATGGGCAGAGTCTACCTTTGGTACTTGAGTTTCAGGTGTTCATGCCTTTCGCTGAAGTCTATTTAGTATTTTACAAGGCAGATCTGATCACTGAAAAAATGCATAGCAGCCTGCAAATTAGAAATAGTTTGTATTGCTCCATGACTTGCATAAATCAGTCATTTTGTTCAGGGTAA